A window of Aliarcobacter trophiarum LMG 25534 contains these coding sequences:
- the prpF gene encoding 2-methylaconitate cis-trans isomerase PrpF — protein sequence MSYKPQIRVKATYMRGGTSKGTFFNIADLPKEAQEDKVKRDKLLQRIVGSPDIYKQQMDGMGGATSSTSKAILVGKSTVPNHDVDYYFGQVAIDKDFMDWSGNCGNLSSAVGPFAIHEGLVDNVPQNGVCCVRIWQANIKKTILCYVTMVDGQVKEMGDYYIDGVAFPAQEILLEFAEPVDPSEELFPTGNLVDDLEVPGIGTFKATMITAGIPTIFLNASDIGYKGTELQADINSDAEALARFEKIRSYGALKMGLISDLSEAETRQHTPKIAFVAPKSDFITSSGKEVKADEIDLHVRALSMQKLHHAMMGTASVAIGVAACIEGTLVNQAAGGGEKSAVEFGHPSGTLKVGAVITQENGKYIVDKATMSRSARIIMKGEVYAPAEIMK from the coding sequence ATGAGTTATAAACCACAAATAAGAGTAAAAGCAACATATATGAGAGGTGGTACTTCAAAAGGAACATTTTTTAATATAGCAGATCTTCCAAAAGAGGCACAAGAAGACAAAGTAAAAAGAGATAAACTTCTTCAAAGAATAGTAGGAAGTCCTGATATTTATAAGCAACAAATGGATGGAATGGGAGGAGCAACTTCAAGTACATCTAAAGCTATATTAGTTGGAAAAAGTACAGTTCCAAATCACGATGTTGACTACTACTTTGGACAAGTTGCAATTGACAAAGATTTTATGGATTGGAGTGGAAATTGTGGAAATTTAAGTTCAGCAGTTGGACCTTTTGCAATTCATGAAGGATTAGTTGATAATGTTCCACAAAATGGTGTTTGTTGTGTAAGAATTTGGCAAGCAAATATTAAAAAAACAATTCTTTGTTATGTAACTATGGTTGATGGACAAGTAAAAGAGATGGGAGATTATTATATAGATGGTGTTGCGTTTCCTGCCCAAGAGATTTTACTAGAGTTCGCTGAACCTGTTGATCCTAGCGAAGAGTTATTCCCAACTGGGAATTTAGTAGATGATTTAGAAGTTCCAGGAATTGGAACATTTAAGGCAACAATGATTACTGCAGGAATTCCTACAATATTTCTAAATGCTTCTGATATTGGATATAAAGGAACTGAACTTCAAGCTGATATCAATAGTGATGCAGAGGCACTTGCTAGATTTGAAAAAATTAGAAGTTATGGGGCTTTAAAAATGGGTTTAATCTCTGATTTAAGTGAAGCGGAAACTAGACAACACACTCCAAAAATTGCTTTTGTAGCTCCAAAATCTGATTTTATAACTTCTAGTGGAAAAGAGGTAAAAGCAGACGAAATTGACCTTCATGTAAGAGCTCTTTCTATGCAAAAACTACACCATGCAATGATGGGAACAGCTTCAGTTGCTATTGGAGTAGCTGCTTGTATAGAAGGTACTTTAGTAAATCAAGCTGCTGGTGGAGGTGAAAAATCTGCTGTTGAGTTTGGACACCCATCTGGAACACTAAAAGTTGGAGCAGTAATCACTCAAGAGAATGGAAAATATATTGTAGATAAAGCTACAATGAGTAGAAGTGCAAGAATTATAATGAAAGGTGAAGTTTACGCACCTGCAGAAATTATGAAATAG